One Leclercia pneumoniae genomic region harbors:
- the gph gene encoding phosphoglycolate phosphatase gives MNKLQAIRGVAFDLDGTLVDSAPGLTSAVDQALYALELPVAGEERVITWIGNGADVLMERALSWARQERAIQRAAQGKPGVDHADIPQEEQVRILRKLFDRFYEETVEEGSFLFPDVEATLSALHAKGLPLGLVTNKPTPFVAPLLEALNIAHYFSVIVGGDDVQNKKPHPEPLLLVAGKLSLSPEALLFVGDSRNDILAAKAAGSPSVGLTYGYNYGEAITLSEPDYVFDHFKDLLPALGLPHSENQELKND, from the coding sequence ATGAATAAATTGCAGGCAATTCGGGGTGTAGCCTTTGACCTCGACGGTACGCTGGTGGACAGCGCACCGGGTTTAACCAGCGCCGTCGACCAGGCGTTATACGCACTGGAGCTGCCCGTTGCGGGCGAAGAGCGGGTCATTACCTGGATCGGCAACGGTGCCGATGTGCTAATGGAGCGCGCATTAAGCTGGGCGCGCCAGGAGCGCGCCATTCAGCGCGCCGCACAGGGCAAACCGGGCGTTGACCATGCGGATATCCCTCAGGAAGAGCAGGTACGTATCCTGCGCAAACTGTTTGACCGTTTCTATGAAGAGACGGTTGAAGAGGGCAGCTTCCTGTTCCCGGACGTTGAGGCCACGCTGAGTGCGCTGCATGCCAAAGGCTTGCCGCTGGGGCTGGTGACCAATAAGCCGACCCCCTTTGTTGCCCCACTGCTGGAAGCGCTGAATATCGCCCACTATTTCTCAGTGATTGTTGGCGGCGACGACGTACAGAACAAAAAACCACACCCGGAGCCGCTGTTGCTGGTGGCGGGAAAATTATCCTTATCGCCGGAAGCGCTGCTCTTTGTGGGTGATTCCCGCAATGATATTCTGGCTGCGAAAGCTGCGGGGAGCCCCTCCGTTGGCCTGACCTATGGCTACAACTACGGTGAAGCCATTACCCTCAGTGAGCCGGATTACGTCTTCGACCACTTTAAAGATTTACTGCCCGCA
- the rpe gene encoding ribulose-phosphate 3-epimerase, with amino-acid sequence MKQYLIAPSILSADFARLGEDTAKALAAGADVVHFDVMDNHYVPNLTIGPMVLKALRSYGITAPIDVHLMVKPVDRIVPDFAAAGASIITFHPEASEHVDRTLQLIKEHGCKAGLVFNPATPLSYLDYVMDKLDVILLMSVNPGFGGQSFIPQTLDKLREVRRRIDESGYDIRLEVDGGVKVNNIGEIAAAGADMFVAGSAIFDQPDYRKVIDEMRSELAKVSHE; translated from the coding sequence ATGAAACAGTATTTGATTGCTCCCTCAATTCTGTCGGCCGATTTCGCCCGCCTGGGTGAAGATACCGCGAAGGCGCTGGCTGCCGGCGCGGATGTGGTTCATTTCGACGTGATGGATAACCACTATGTGCCGAATCTTACCATCGGCCCGATGGTACTGAAGGCGCTGCGCAGTTACGGTATCACCGCGCCGATTGACGTACATCTGATGGTCAAGCCGGTTGATCGCATCGTGCCGGATTTTGCCGCCGCAGGTGCCAGCATCATTACTTTCCATCCGGAAGCCTCCGAGCACGTAGACCGCACCCTACAGCTGATTAAAGAGCACGGTTGTAAAGCCGGACTGGTGTTCAACCCGGCCACGCCGCTGAGCTACCTGGATTACGTGATGGATAAGCTGGATGTCATTCTGCTGATGTCCGTCAACCCGGGCTTTGGTGGTCAATCCTTTATTCCTCAAACGCTGGATAAGCTGCGTGAAGTCCGCCGCCGTATCGACGAATCTGGCTACGACATTCGTCTTGAAGTGGATGGGGGAGTGAAGGTCAATAATATTGGTGAAATCGCAGCGGCAGGTGCGGATATGTTTGTCGCCGGTTCTGCCATCTTCGATCAGCCGGACTACCGCAAAGTGATTGATGAAATGCGCAGCGAACTGGCAAAGGTAAGTCATGAATAA
- the dam gene encoding adenine-specific DNA-methyltransferase, whose translation MKKNRAFLKWAGGKYPLLDDIKKHLPKGECLIEPFVGAGSVFLNTDFSRYILADINSDLISLYNIVKERTDEFVDEARKLFTPEHNHPDVYYQFRTEFNQSQEPFRRALLFLYLNRHGYNGLCRYNLRGEFNVPFGRYKRPYFPQAELYHFAEKAQNAEFHCLSYEECMDRADANSVVYCDPPYAPLSATANFTAYHTNSFSPAEQARLAEMAEKLVSKRIPVLISNHDTPDTREWYKAAKHYQVKVRRSISSNGGTRKKVDELLALYRP comes from the coding sequence ATGAAAAAAAATCGCGCTTTTCTGAAATGGGCAGGGGGGAAATACCCCCTGCTTGATGATATTAAAAAACACCTGCCGAAAGGCGAGTGCCTTATCGAGCCCTTTGTCGGGGCCGGGTCGGTATTTCTCAATACCGATTTTTCTCGTTACATCCTGGCGGATATCAACAGCGACCTGATCAGCCTCTATAACATCGTTAAAGAGCGAACAGACGAGTTCGTTGATGAGGCCCGTAAGCTTTTTACGCCTGAGCATAATCATCCGGACGTTTACTACCAGTTCCGCACTGAATTTAATCAGAGCCAGGAGCCTTTCCGCCGTGCGCTGTTGTTCCTCTATCTCAACCGCCATGGCTACAACGGCCTGTGCCGCTATAACCTGCGCGGCGAATTTAACGTGCCATTTGGCCGTTATAAGCGCCCCTATTTCCCGCAGGCCGAGTTGTATCACTTCGCCGAAAAAGCGCAGAATGCAGAGTTCCACTGCCTCTCGTATGAGGAGTGTATGGATCGTGCTGATGCAAACTCGGTGGTCTACTGTGACCCCCCTTACGCCCCCCTGTCTGCCACAGCGAATTTTACCGCCTATCACACCAACAGCTTCAGCCCTGCCGAGCAGGCGCGTCTGGCGGAGATGGCGGAAAAGCTGGTCAGCAAAAGAATACCGGTGTTAATTTCGAATCATGACACGCCTGATACGCGCGAATGGTACAAAGCCGCGAAGCATTATCAGGTGAAGGTGCGCCGTAGCATCAGCAGCAACGGCGGCACACGTAAAAAGGTGGACGAACTGCTGGCTCTCTATCGACCCTGA
- the damX gene encoding cell division protein DamX: MDEFKPEDDLKPDPSDRRTGRTRQSSERDNEPQINFDDVDLDGDDRRPSRARTARDEREEEYESEDDSMDEAPVERRPRKRKKAAAKPASRQYVMMGLGVLVLLLLIIGVGSALKAPSTPSANQSANTEKSIDLSGNAADQANGTQPAPGTTSAEQTAGNTQQEISLPPVSSTPTQGEAAAAPEGQQRVEVQGDLNNALTQPQGQTQVNNVVSSTLPAEPATVAPIRGANGQQTAATESTPRQTQTAPRQERKQAVIEPKRETKPQPVAKAAEPKPAAQPKHSETVTSAPVKAPTTAAPSAPKATATAPAAPAATATATSSAGKTTGNVSSLKSAPSSNYTLQLSSSSNYDNLNGWAKKSNLKNYVVYQTTRNGQPWYVLVSGVYASKDEAKRAVSSLPADVQAKNPWAKPIRQVQSDLK, encoded by the coding sequence ATGGATGAATTCAAACCAGAAGACGATCTGAAACCCGATCCCAGCGATCGTCGTACTGGTCGTACTCGTCAATCTTCAGAACGTGATAACGAGCCGCAGATTAATTTTGATGACGTTGATCTTGATGGTGACGACCGCCGTCCGTCGCGAGCCCGCACGGCACGCGATGAGCGTGAAGAAGAGTATGAGTCCGAAGATGATTCAATGGACGAAGCGCCCGTAGAGCGTCGCCCGCGTAAACGTAAAAAAGCCGCCGCTAAGCCCGCCTCCCGCCAGTATGTGATGATGGGGCTGGGTGTGCTGGTTCTGCTGCTGTTGATTATTGGCGTCGGTTCCGCACTCAAAGCACCTTCTACCCCGTCGGCTAACCAAAGCGCAAATACGGAAAAGAGTATCGATCTTTCCGGTAACGCCGCCGATCAAGCTAATGGCACTCAGCCAGCCCCGGGCACGACCTCTGCAGAGCAGACTGCTGGCAATACTCAGCAAGAGATTTCTCTGCCGCCAGTCTCTTCCACACCGACTCAGGGTGAGGCAGCTGCCGCGCCTGAGGGCCAGCAGCGTGTAGAAGTTCAGGGCGATCTGAATAATGCGCTGACTCAGCCGCAGGGTCAGACGCAGGTTAACAACGTTGTCAGCTCTACGCTGCCGGCGGAACCGGCTACCGTTGCGCCAATTCGTGGTGCGAATGGCCAGCAAACCGCCGCGACCGAATCAACGCCTCGCCAGACCCAGACTGCACCGCGTCAGGAACGCAAGCAGGCGGTTATCGAGCCGAAGCGTGAAACCAAACCACAGCCCGTAGCCAAAGCCGCAGAGCCAAAACCAGCCGCGCAGCCTAAGCACAGCGAAACCGTGACCAGCGCACCGGTAAAAGCGCCGACCACAGCAGCGCCGTCTGCGCCGAAGGCGACCGCAACGGCACCTGCCGCTCCTGCAGCGACAGCCACTGCAACCAGCAGCGCGGGTAAAACCACTGGCAACGTCAGTTCGCTGAAATCTGCACCCTCCAGCAACTATACGTTGCAGCTGAGCAGCTCATCGAACTATGACAACCTGAACGGTTGGGCTAAAAAGTCGAACCTGAAAAACTATGTGGTCTATCAAACCACGCGTAACGGTCAGCCATGGTACGTGCTGGTAAGCGGTGTTTATGCTTCTAAAGATGAGGCGAAACGCGCTGTTTCCTCGCTGCCAGCGGACGTTCAGGCGAAAAACCCATGGGCTAAACCTATCCGTCAGGTTCAGTCCGATTTGAAATAA
- the aroB gene encoding 3-dehydroquinate synthase codes for MERITVTLGERSYPITIAAGLFNDPASFLPLKAGDQVMLVTNETLAPLYLEKIRLLLEKAGVKVDSVILPDGEQFKSLAVLDTVFTALLQKPHGRDTTLVALGGGVVGDLTGFAAASYQRGVRFIQVPTTLLSQVDSSVGGKTAVNHPLGKNMIGAFYQPASVVVDLDCLQTLPARELASGLAEVIKYGIILDGEFFSWLEENMDALLRLDGQAMAYCIRRCCELKAEVVAADERESGLRALLNLGHTYGHAIEAEMGYGNWLHGEAVAAGMVMAARTSERLGQFTPDETQRIITLLKRAGLPVSGPQEMSAQAYLPHMMRDKKVLAGEMRLVLPLAIGKSEVRGGVPHDVVLGAIADCQQA; via the coding sequence ATGGAGAGGATTACCGTCACTCTCGGGGAACGTAGTTACCCCATCACCATCGCGGCTGGCTTGTTTAACGATCCAGCTTCCTTTTTGCCACTGAAAGCGGGCGATCAGGTGATGCTGGTCACCAATGAGACGCTGGCGCCGCTTTATCTCGAAAAAATCCGCCTTCTTCTTGAAAAGGCGGGTGTGAAAGTCGACAGCGTCATCCTGCCGGATGGCGAACAATTTAAAAGCCTGGCGGTTCTTGATACCGTCTTCACCGCGCTGCTGCAAAAACCGCACGGTCGCGATACGACGCTGGTTGCCCTTGGGGGCGGCGTTGTTGGCGATCTAACCGGTTTCGCTGCGGCAAGCTATCAGCGCGGTGTGCGCTTTATTCAAGTTCCTACCACACTGCTTTCGCAGGTGGACTCCTCCGTGGGCGGCAAAACGGCCGTTAACCACCCGCTTGGCAAAAACATGATTGGCGCGTTCTACCAGCCCGCTTCGGTGGTGGTGGATCTCGACTGTCTGCAAACCTTGCCTGCGCGTGAGTTAGCCTCTGGCCTGGCGGAAGTGATCAAATACGGCATTATTCTCGACGGTGAGTTCTTTAGCTGGCTGGAAGAGAATATGGATGCGCTGTTGCGTCTGGATGGTCAGGCGATGGCGTACTGCATTCGTCGGTGCTGTGAGCTGAAAGCAGAAGTCGTTGCCGCAGACGAGCGCGAATCCGGCTTACGTGCTTTACTGAATCTGGGGCACACTTACGGTCACGCTATTGAGGCCGAAATGGGCTACGGCAACTGGCTGCACGGCGAGGCGGTTGCTGCGGGCATGGTTATGGCGGCCCGCACTTCTGAACGCCTGGGACAGTTTACCCCCGACGAGACGCAACGCATCATTACCCTGCTCAAGCGCGCTGGCTTGCCAGTAAGCGGCCCGCAGGAGATGTCGGCGCAGGCTTACCTGCCTCATATGATGCGCGACAAAAAAGTATTGGCTGGCGAGATGCGTCTGGTGCTCCCGCTGGCAATAGGAAAGAGTGAAGTACGCGGCGGAGTGCCGCACGATGTCGTTCTTGGCGCTATTGCTGATTGCCAGCAAGCGTAA
- the aroK gene encoding shikimate kinase AroK, giving the protein MAEKRNIFLVGPMGAGKSTIGRQLAQQLNMEFYDSDQEIEKRTGADVGWVFDVEGEEGFRDREEKVINELTEKQGIVLATGGGSVKSRETRNRLSARGVVVYLETTIEKQLARTQRDKKRPLLQVETPPREVLEALAGERNPLYEEIADVTIRTDDQSAKVVANQIIHMLESN; this is encoded by the coding sequence ATGGCAGAGAAACGCAATATCTTTCTGGTTGGGCCTATGGGTGCCGGCAAAAGCACTATTGGGCGCCAGTTAGCTCAACAACTCAATATGGAATTTTACGATTCTGATCAAGAGATTGAGAAACGAACCGGAGCTGATGTGGGCTGGGTCTTCGATGTAGAAGGCGAAGAAGGTTTCCGTGACCGTGAAGAAAAAGTTATTAATGAACTTACGGAAAAACAGGGCATCGTGCTGGCAACCGGCGGCGGCTCTGTAAAATCACGCGAGACCCGTAACCGTCTCTCCGCCCGTGGTGTCGTGGTTTATCTCGAGACGACCATCGAAAAACAGCTGGCACGTACGCAGCGCGATAAAAAGCGCCCATTACTGCAGGTTGAAACGCCTCCGCGCGAAGTTCTGGAAGCCCTTGCAGGTGAACGCAATCCGCTGTACGAAGAGATTGCTGACGTCACCATTCGCACGGACGATCAGAGCGCTAAAGTGGTCGCAAACCAGATTATTCATATGCTGGAAAGCAACTGA
- the hofQ gene encoding DNA uptake porin HofQ has translation MRTGIVALLLICTPPLMAKPTTISLVVDEVPVAQVLQALAEQENRNLIISPEVAGKVSLRLTDVPWRQAIQTVVNSAGLVLREENGIYFVHTAVWQQQQQAGKEAERNKRAQNAPLEARSIPLSYADASDLQAVAEKLLSARGTLAVDKRTNRLLVRDSRAVLESISRWVEQMDLPVAQVELAAHIVTISEKSLRELGVKWNLAEAQQAGKPGQLTTLNSELAVANATGRLGFNIGRINGRLLDIELSALEQKQQLEIIASPRLLASHMQPASIKQGSEIPYQVSSGESGATSVEFKEAVLGMEVTPVVLANGRVRLKLRISENTPGQVLQQAEGETLAIDKQEIETQVEVKSGETLALGGIFSQKHKTGSQRVPGLGGLPLLGQLFRHDGKERERRELVVFITPRLVTTR, from the coding sequence ATGAGAACAGGGATCGTCGCGCTATTACTGATCTGCACGCCGCCGCTGATGGCTAAGCCCACAACCATCAGCCTGGTGGTGGACGAGGTACCCGTCGCGCAGGTCCTGCAAGCGCTGGCCGAGCAGGAAAACCGCAATCTGATCATCTCTCCCGAGGTGGCGGGCAAGGTATCCCTACGGCTGACGGACGTGCCGTGGCGCCAGGCAATCCAGACGGTGGTGAACAGCGCCGGGCTGGTACTGCGGGAAGAGAACGGCATTTATTTCGTTCATACCGCTGTATGGCAGCAACAACAGCAGGCGGGCAAGGAGGCTGAGCGCAATAAAAGGGCCCAGAACGCTCCGCTGGAAGCGCGTAGCATCCCCCTCTCCTATGCGGATGCCAGCGATCTGCAGGCTGTGGCGGAGAAACTGCTCAGTGCCAGGGGGACGCTGGCGGTGGACAAACGCACCAACCGGCTGCTGGTTCGTGATAGCCGGGCAGTCCTGGAGTCAATATCGCGCTGGGTTGAGCAGATGGATCTGCCCGTGGCACAGGTTGAACTGGCCGCGCATATTGTCACCATCAGCGAAAAGAGCCTGCGTGAGCTGGGGGTAAAGTGGAACCTGGCGGAAGCGCAGCAGGCGGGTAAACCCGGGCAGCTCACCACGCTGAACAGCGAGCTGGCGGTCGCCAATGCTACCGGGCGGCTGGGGTTCAATATCGGGCGGATTAACGGTCGGCTGCTGGATATTGAGCTCTCTGCGCTGGAGCAGAAACAGCAGCTGGAGATCATTGCCAGCCCGCGGCTATTGGCCTCGCATATGCAGCCTGCCAGCATCAAACAGGGCAGTGAGATCCCGTATCAGGTCTCCAGCGGAGAGAGCGGTGCCACCTCGGTAGAATTTAAAGAGGCGGTGCTGGGGATGGAGGTGACGCCCGTGGTACTGGCCAACGGACGCGTGCGCTTAAAGCTGCGGATCAGCGAAAATACCCCAGGCCAGGTATTGCAGCAGGCGGAGGGGGAAACGCTGGCGATCGATAAGCAAGAGATTGAAACCCAGGTCGAAGTCAAAAGCGGTGAAACGCTGGCGCTAGGCGGCATTTTTTCGCAGAAGCATAAAACCGGCAGTCAACGGGTTCCGGGGCTGGGAGGGCTTCCGTTGTTAGGGCAGCTATTTCGCCATGACGGAAAAGAGAGAGAGCGCCGGGAGCTGGTGGTTTTTATTACGCCTCGTCTGGTGACGACGCGCTAA
- a CDS encoding HofP DNA utilization family protein produces the protein MRGRRIGWLLISLPLLLGMRDPFQPPPSNCPNGKTGEWRYSGVVSGKRPLGIVRDANGRWLRVRDGETLPTGWRVLAFNEKELVIDTLAACEPQHWRWPREGTTKNENRDRRAITDLHAAADG, from the coding sequence ATGCGGGGTAGGAGGATAGGGTGGCTGCTTATCAGCCTGCCCCTGTTGCTGGGCATGCGCGACCCGTTTCAGCCGCCGCCGTCGAACTGCCCCAACGGCAAAACAGGCGAGTGGCGCTATTCAGGGGTAGTGAGTGGAAAGAGGCCGCTCGGGATTGTACGGGATGCGAATGGCCGCTGGCTTCGCGTGCGGGACGGTGAAACGCTGCCCACCGGCTGGCGAGTGCTGGCATTTAATGAGAAGGAACTCGTCATCGATACCTTAGCTGCGTGTGAACCGCAGCACTGGCGATGGCCACGAGAAGGAACAACAAAAAATGAGAACAGGGATCGTCGCGCTATTACTGATCTGCACGCCGCCGCTGATGGCTAA
- a CDS encoding PilN domain-containing protein — MRTANLLPWRQSRQRLCVRFWGLLFTGSLFLVLSLYLSGRASHFASLPVSQQWRDSNLTLKQALEQRKKQWLAMQNQRQQRQRWEQKKAATRDWQPVLTTLSDTLPAQAWLTRLRFQQSTLYLTGFTSTPGALNRLERALEGFPGFLLKPAGEMRQDAQGRWQFSYALSKREENDAGPL, encoded by the coding sequence GTGAGAACCGCCAATTTACTGCCCTGGCGCCAGAGCCGCCAGCGCCTCTGTGTGCGCTTCTGGGGACTGCTGTTTACCGGCTCACTGTTTCTAGTCCTGTCGCTGTACCTGAGCGGACGGGCCAGCCATTTCGCTTCTTTGCCAGTATCTCAGCAGTGGCGCGACAGCAACCTGACGCTAAAGCAGGCGCTCGAACAGCGCAAAAAACAGTGGCTGGCGATGCAGAATCAGCGCCAGCAGCGGCAACGCTGGGAGCAGAAAAAAGCCGCCACTCGCGACTGGCAGCCGGTGCTAACCACCCTTTCAGACACTCTGCCCGCGCAGGCATGGCTTACCCGTCTGCGCTTTCAGCAATCCACACTCTACCTGACCGGTTTCACCTCCACGCCAGGCGCCCTGAATCGGCTGGAGCGCGCGCTTGAGGGATTCCCCGGTTTCCTGCTCAAGCCCGCAGGCGAGATGCGACAGGATGCGCAGGGACGCTGGCAGTTTAGCTACGCCCTGAGTAAGCGGGAGGAGAATGATGCCGGTCCCCTTTGA
- a CDS encoding DNA utilization protein HofM, with the protein MAFKTWRTGLHIQQDKVLAVALVKEKAGWGLRRWWQIPLVPGIIRDGQILQPQQLVTALGEWRRLLPQQHQIFLAFPASRTLQRTLPRPEMTLRENEQVAWIHTAISRELEMAPDALRFDYTEDTFSHAFHVTAAQNREIATLLDLAVALRLRLTTITPDAGALAHFLPWLSLPAQCIAWRDKDQWLWAMRHQWGRRTLVEAETPDRLAALLALQPEEIVCCGSDSFDPWATLSYCQPPLPENGGEFSVALALAMGEGAQ; encoded by the coding sequence ATGGCGTTCAAAACATGGCGAACAGGCCTGCATATTCAACAGGATAAGGTGCTTGCCGTCGCACTGGTCAAGGAGAAGGCGGGCTGGGGTTTACGCCGCTGGTGGCAGATCCCGCTGGTGCCTGGCATCATCCGCGACGGGCAAATTTTGCAACCCCAACAGCTGGTAACCGCGCTGGGGGAGTGGCGTAGGCTGCTGCCACAGCAGCATCAGATTTTCCTCGCGTTCCCTGCTTCCCGTACCCTGCAGCGCACCCTGCCGCGCCCGGAAATGACCCTGCGTGAAAACGAGCAGGTGGCCTGGATTCACACAGCCATCAGTCGTGAACTGGAGATGGCTCCTGATGCGCTACGCTTCGACTACACCGAAGACACCTTCAGCCACGCTTTTCACGTCACTGCGGCGCAAAACAGAGAGATTGCGACGCTACTTGATCTGGCAGTGGCGTTACGGCTGCGGCTGACAACCATTACCCCCGATGCGGGTGCGCTGGCGCATTTTCTTCCCTGGCTCAGCTTGCCGGCCCAGTGCATCGCCTGGCGCGACAAGGATCAATGGCTATGGGCGATGCGCCACCAGTGGGGGCGGCGAACGCTGGTCGAGGCGGAGACGCCAGATCGGCTGGCGGCCCTGCTGGCGCTGCAGCCAGAGGAGATCGTCTGCTGTGGTAGCGATAGCTTCGACCCCTGGGCAACGCTCTCTTATTGCCAGCCTCCGCTCCCGGAAAATGGTGGAGAATTTAGCGTAGCGCTGGCGCTGGCCATGGGGGAGGGCGCCCAGTGA